TGCTAACCCCGCCGATTAAATCCGCTTCGTTCTGCGTCTGCGCCAAAAAGCTCGCGGCGGTGCTGGTCGCCCCCTTCTTGGACAGCGCAAATACCGACGAACCCCTTGCCGCGCGGTTGGTGAATGCATCCGCATGAATCGAAATAAACAGATCGGCCCGCTGCTTACGCGCTTTGGCAACCCGCACGCGCAATGGAATAAATACGTCCTCATTGCGCGTCATATAGGCTTTCATATTGGACTCGCGATCGATCAGCGCGCGAAGACGGCGGGCGATTTGCAGCACGACATCTTTTTCGCGGGTTTTATTTTTACCAATCGCCCCCGGATCTTCACCGCCGTGGCCGGGATCCAGCATGATAACCAGAGGGCGGTCGCGCCCGGCCTTCCCTGCCTGCGGCGCCTCCGCCGGTAATGTCCGCTCCAGATCGCCCTTGTTGTAATCCTCCAACAGCGCCAGCAGCGGATCCTCTTCGTTATCATAACGGCCAACCTGCGGGTAAAGATCCATCACCAGGCGATGCTTGAATTCGGCGACCGGATTGAGCGTAAAGAGCTTGGCATCAACCCCTTGTTTTAGCTCAAGAACCAACCGTACCGTATTCTTGTCGAACTGGCCGATTCTGGCATTTTTAATCAACGGATCGTTTTGATGAAACTGACTGGGAATATTCTTCAGGACGCTGTTGAGATGAATATTTTCAATATCCACCACCAGGCGATCCGGATTGCCGAGGATGAACTGCTTATATTTAAGCGAAAGATTCGACTCCAGCGTTACCCGGGTATAGGAAGAAGAAGGCCATACGCGTACGGCGATGACCTGCGCCGCGGCGGCCAAGCCAACGCCGCTTACACTTAACAGCCAGGTTGCCGCAGCGCTTTGCAGCAGACGCCGCCGAGTCGGATTGTGATTCGAGTAAGACATGCAACTCCGGTCTGATTACAGTGCCACTGCCAACTACGGGAAGCAGAAATCGCAAAATTGTCAAAAACTTTAACTAATCTCTACTCCGGTGTCATGCAAAAATCATTCTTACGCTTTTTCTTCCCGCTTCTTGCAAATTGCGGCGGCATTGACTTTGCTTATTACATACCCCTTGCCTTTTACCTCGCAAAGAATAAAAATACAAAAATTACGAATAAAAATTCAAAAGGAGTCGCAGTGAAGGAGCGTAGTACAGAACTGGTGGAGGGCTTTCGCCACACCGTTCCCTATATCAATGCCCACCGTGGCAAAACTTTTGTCATCATGCTGGGTGGAGAAGCCATCGAGCATGAAAACTTCGCCAACATCGTCAATGATATCGGGCTACTGCATAGCCTGGGCATTAAGCTGGTGGTGGTTTATGGCGCCCGTCCGCAGATCGATAGCAATCTGACCACGCATCATTACGAGCCGGTTTACCATAAAAACATCCGTATCACAGACAGCACGACGCTGGAGCTGGTTAAGCAGGCCGCCGGGATGCTGCAGTTGGATATTACCGCCCGTCTGTCCATGAGCCTGAATAATACGCCGCTGCAGGGCGCGCACATCAACGTCGTCAGCGGGAACTTTATTATCGCCCAGCCCCTCGGCGTGGATGACGGCGTTGACTACTGCCACAGCGGCCGTATTCGCCGCATTGACGAAGATGCCCTGCACCGTCAGCTAGACAGCGGCGCGATTGTGCTGCTGGGCCCCGTAGCGGTTTCCGTCACCGGAGAGAGTTTTAATCTGACGTCCGAAGAGGTCGCCACCCAATTGGCGATCAAACTCCGGGCGGAAAAAATGATTGGCTTCTGTTCTTCACAGGGTGTGACGGATGAAAACGGCAAAATCATTTCCGAACTATTTCCGGATGAGGCCCAAAAACGGATTGAAGCGTTGGAACAGGAAGGCGATTACCAGTCCGGTACGGTCAGATTCCTGCGCGGCGCGGTTAAAGCCTGCCGCAGCGGCGTGCGCCGCAGCCACCTGATGAGTTATCAGGTCGATGGCGCCTTGCTGCAGGAACTGTTTTCCCGTGACGGCATCGGTACGCAGATCGTTATGGAAAGCGCCGAACAGGTTCGCCGCGCGACGATTAACGATATCGGCGGCATTCTGGAACTGATTCGCCCACTGGAACAACAAGGCATTCTGGTCAGACGTTCCCGCGAGCAATTGGAAATGGAGATCGATAAATTCACCGTCATCGTACGCGATAACCTGACCATAGCCTGCGCCGCACTTTACCCGTTTACGGAAGAGAGCATCGGTGAAATGGCGTGTGTGGCGGTGCACCCGGACTATCGCAGCTCGTCACGCGGCGACATGTTGCTGC
This window of the Brenneria goodwinii genome carries:
- the argA gene encoding amino-acid N-acetyltransferase, encoding MKERSTELVEGFRHTVPYINAHRGKTFVIMLGGEAIEHENFANIVNDIGLLHSLGIKLVVVYGARPQIDSNLTTHHYEPVYHKNIRITDSTTLELVKQAAGMLQLDITARLSMSLNNTPLQGAHINVVSGNFIIAQPLGVDDGVDYCHSGRIRRIDEDALHRQLDSGAIVLLGPVAVSVTGESFNLTSEEVATQLAIKLRAEKMIGFCSSQGVTDENGKIISELFPDEAQKRIEALEQEGDYQSGTVRFLRGAVKACRSGVRRSHLMSYQVDGALLQELFSRDGIGTQIVMESAEQVRRATINDIGGILELIRPLEQQGILVRRSREQLEMEIDKFTVIVRDNLTIACAALYPFTEESIGEMACVAVHPDYRSSSRGDMLLQRIAAQARLQGLKKLFVLTTHSIHWFQERGFLLAEVEMLPRKKQELYNYQRRSKILVLDL
- the amiC gene encoding N-acetylmuramoyl-L-alanine amidase AmiC, which produces MSYSNHNPTRRRLLQSAAATWLLSVSGVGLAAAAQVIAVRVWPSSSYTRVTLESNLSLKYKQFILGNPDRLVVDIENIHLNSVLKNIPSQFHQNDPLIKNARIGQFDKNTVRLVLELKQGVDAKLFTLNPVAEFKHRLVMDLYPQVGRYDNEEDPLLALLEDYNKGDLERTLPAEAPQAGKAGRDRPLVIMLDPGHGGEDPGAIGKNKTREKDVVLQIARRLRALIDRESNMKAYMTRNEDVFIPLRVRVAKARKQRADLFISIHADAFTNRAARGSSVFALSKKGATSTAASFLAQTQNEADLIGGVSMSGDRYLDHTMLDLVQTVTINDSLKFGKEILTRLSKVNRLHKNSVDQAGFAVLKAPDIPSVLVETAFISNIEEERKLRTSQFQQQIAQSILAGIKAYFASQAGR